The following are encoded in a window of Merismopedia glauca CCAP 1448/3 genomic DNA:
- a CDS encoding phage antirepressor KilAC domain-containing protein → MEALLTPTEIAKELGLFYKTGNPNAQAVNKLLEKLGYQVRVGKQWSATEKATKLGLSDRKPVETNSRSQKDQMLWSSKIIPILKEYILK, encoded by the coding sequence CTGGAGGCACTGCTAACGCCCACTGAAATCGCAAAGGAACTGGGATTGTTCTACAAAACAGGTAATCCCAACGCCCAAGCTGTCAATAAGCTCTTGGAAAAGCTGGGGTATCAAGTCAGAGTTGGGAAGCAATGGAGTGCCACTGAAAAGGCGACAAAGCTGGGACTGTCCGACAGAAAGCCAGTAGAGACGAACTCGCGCTCTCAGAAAGACCAGATGCTTTGGTCGAGCAAGATTATCCCGATTCTCAAAGAGTATATTCTCAAATAA
- a CDS encoding four helix bundle protein: protein MIRVGANCSEAKAAQSTKDFISKYEIALKEIHEFIFWIEIFIEAELVDAPKFSLLLEEANSIAKILAASIKKLKEKPS, encoded by the coding sequence TTGATTCGTGTAGGGGCAAACTGCTCAGAGGCAAAGGCAGCCCAATCCACTAAGGACTTTATTTCTAAGTACGAAATTGCCCTTAAGGAAATACACGAATTTATATTTTGGATCGAGATTTTTATCGAAGCAGAATTAGTTGATGCTCCCAAATTCTCCTTACTACTTGAAGAAGCAAATTCCATCGCTAAAATACTAGCAGCATCCATCAAAAAGCTGAAAGAGAAACCCTCTTGA